A window of Pseudomonas putida genomic DNA:
CTCGAGCACTTCGACGACGAAATCCATCGGCGTGTAGTCATCGTTGAACAAAACCACCTTGTACATCGGTGGTGCCTGCAGGATCGGCTTGGCTTCCTGAACTGCAAGACCTGAGCCGTCGTCCTCATTCGATTGCGGGCGATCCTGATTGAATGTTAGTCGAATCTCACTAGGTGCATGCATGGAAAGAATTTCATCATGAGCGACAGGTTAAGGTTGTGGGTTGACTGCGAAGGGCACGGCCAGCGCAGGCGCCGGGCGACCTTGACTATCGGCAAAACGGTGTTACAACCAATAAGAACCCACCGTGGTCGATAAAGATCCGCGCAGTCAACCAGATTTTTCGCATGGTTCGTATGCGGATGAAGTGGATGATACTCCAGTGATGGAGTCCTTTGCAGAGGGACATAAGGATGGCAAGCGGTAAAGTCAAGTGGTTCAACAATGCCAAGGGCTACGGATTCATCAATGAAGAGGGCAAGACTGACGACTTGTTCGCTCATTATTCAGCCATCCAGATGGACGGGTACAAGACGCTCAAGGCCGGCCAAGCTGTGAGTTTCGACATCGTCCAGGGGCCCAAAGGCCTGCACGCGGTGAATATCAGCAGCGCCGCTGCCGCCACTGCCGCCAGCGCACAGCAAACCGGCAGCACTGCCGACGCCTGACTTGCCGCGCCGCCTGCCGGTATACGAAAAAACCGGCCGTTTCTTTACTGGAAGCGGCCGGTTTTCCATTGCCTTACATATGCTTGATCATTTCATCGCCAAAGCCTGAACTGCTCACCAGCGTCGCACCGTCCATCAGCCGCTCGAAGTCGTAGGTCACGGTCTTGGCGGCAATCGCGCCGTTGGTGCCCTTGATGATCAGGTCGGCCGCCTCGGTCCAGCCCATGTGCCGCAGCATCATCTCTGCCGACAGGATCACCGAGCCCGGGTTGACCTTGTCCTGCCCGGCATACTTGGGCGCGGTGCCGTGGGTGGCCTCGAACATGGCCACGGTATCGGACAGGTTGGCCCCCGGCGCGATGCCGATACCACCCACCTCTGCCGCCAGGGCATCGGACAGGTAGTCACCGTTGAGGTTGAGGGTGGCGATCACGTCATACTCTGCCGGGCGCAGCAGGATCTGCTGCAACATCGCATCGGCGATGGCGTCCTTGACGATGACCTCACGGCCGCTCTTGGGGTTCTTGAACTTCATCCACGGGCCGCCATCGAGCAGCTCGGCCCCGAACTCGTCGCGGGCCACTTCATAGCCCCAGTCCTTGAACGCGCCCTCGGTGAATTTCATGATGTTGCCCTTGTGCACCAGGGTCAGCGACTCGCGGTCGTTGTCCACCACGTACTGCAGGGCCTTGCGCACCAGGCGTTTGGTGCCCTCGCGGGACACCGGCTTGACGCCAATGCCGCAGTCCTGGTCAAAGCGGATCTTGGTAACGCCCATTTCCTCCTTGAGGAACTTGATCACCTTGTTCGCCTCGGGCGAACCGGCCTTCCACTCGATGCCGGCATAGATGTCCTCGGAGTTCTCGCGGAAGATCACCATGTCCACATCGCCAGGCTTTTTCA
This region includes:
- the clpS gene encoding ATP-dependent Clp protease adapter ClpS, with protein sequence MHAPSEIRLTFNQDRPQSNEDDGSGLAVQEAKPILQAPPMYKVVLFNDDYTPMDFVVEVLETFFNLNRELATKIMLTVHTEGRAVCGLFTRDIAETKAMQVNQYARESQHPLLCEIEKDG
- the cspD gene encoding cold shock domain-containing protein CspD; its protein translation is MASGKVKWFNNAKGYGFINEEGKTDDLFAHYSAIQMDGYKTLKAGQAVSFDIVQGPKGLHAVNISSAAAATAASAQQTGSTADA
- the icd gene encoding NADP-dependent isocitrate dehydrogenase — its product is MGYQKIKVPTDGAKITVNADHSLNVPDNPIIPYIEGDGIGVDVSPVMIKVVDAAVQKAYGGKRKIAWMEVYAGEKATQVYDQDTWLPQETLDAVRDYVVSIKGPLTTPVGGGIRSLNVALRQQLDLYVCLRPVLWFQGVPSPVKKPGDVDMVIFRENSEDIYAGIEWKAGSPEANKVIKFLKEEMGVTKIRFDQDCGIGVKPVSREGTKRLVRKALQYVVDNDRESLTLVHKGNIMKFTEGAFKDWGYEVARDEFGAELLDGGPWMKFKNPKSGREVIVKDAIADAMLQQILLRPAEYDVIATLNLNGDYLSDALAAEVGGIGIAPGANLSDTVAMFEATHGTAPKYAGQDKVNPGSVILSAEMMLRHMGWTEAADLIIKGTNGAIAAKTVTYDFERLMDGATLVSSSGFGDEMIKHM